The following coding sequences are from one Nitrospira sp. CR1.1 window:
- a CDS encoding trypsin-like serine protease, with product MLGVGLLSSLLSGLSQPAGGIAAEGASPLRAAQVAAPTELSQEEQATIAVFDRATRSVVFIANTAMQRDPWSFNVFEVSQGSGTGFVWSRHGHIVTNYHVIYGADSITVTLADRTEYKAKVIGADPDHDIAVLQIQASEATLQPVTIGNSQSLRVGQKVLAIGNPFGLDHTLTTGVVSALGRTIKSMSNRTIEGVIQTDAAINPGNSGGPLLDSGGRLIGVNTQIVSPSGAFAGIGFAVPVDTVNRIVPELIKHGKLIRPGLGISLVPDAMARRWGVKGVIIGKVGRGSAAERIGLHGARETVGGRIELGDIIVAVDGKPVETIDDLMDFMEEHQVGDQVTIGFARGHRRLQATATLQAVN from the coding sequence ATCCTGGGTGTCGGGTTGTTGTCGAGCCTGCTGTCGGGACTGTCACAGCCGGCCGGTGGTATCGCTGCCGAGGGCGCTTCCCCTCTTCGAGCGGCGCAAGTTGCGGCTCCGACCGAACTCAGCCAGGAAGAACAGGCGACGATTGCGGTCTTCGACCGGGCTACCCGATCGGTGGTATTCATTGCCAACACGGCCATGCAGCGTGATCCCTGGTCGTTCAACGTGTTCGAAGTGTCGCAGGGCTCCGGGACCGGATTTGTCTGGAGCCGGCACGGCCACATTGTCACCAACTATCACGTGATTTACGGAGCGGATTCGATCACGGTGACGCTGGCTGACCGTACCGAATATAAGGCGAAGGTCATCGGAGCCGATCCCGATCATGATATCGCGGTGCTTCAGATTCAGGCCTCCGAAGCGACACTCCAACCGGTTACTATCGGCAACTCTCAGTCCCTGCGAGTAGGGCAAAAGGTGCTGGCGATCGGGAATCCCTTCGGCCTCGATCACACCCTGACGACCGGCGTGGTGAGCGCGTTGGGCCGGACCATCAAATCGATGAGCAATCGGACCATCGAAGGCGTGATTCAGACCGACGCCGCGATCAATCCGGGCAACTCGGGTGGGCCGTTGCTGGACAGCGGCGGGCGCTTGATCGGGGTGAACACGCAGATCGTCAGCCCCAGCGGCGCGTTTGCCGGGATCGGGTTCGCGGTGCCGGTCGATACGGTCAACCGCATTGTGCCGGAGTTGATCAAGCATGGAAAGCTGATCAGGCCGGGATTGGGCATTTCGCTGGTTCCCGATGCCATGGCGCGGCGGTGGGGTGTGAAAGGCGTCATTATCGGAAAGGTCGGGCGCGGCAGTGCGGCGGAACGGATTGGCCTCCACGGGGCGCGCGAGACCGTCGGCGGTCGCATTGAACTGGGCGATATTATTGTTGCCGTGGATGGCAAGCCGGTTGAGACCATCGACGACCTGATGGATTTCATGGAAGAACATCAGGTCGGTGATCAAGTCACGATCGGATTTGCGCGAGGCCATCGCCGATTGCAGGCGACGGCGACCCTCCAGGCCGTCAACTGA
- a CDS encoding YjbQ family protein: protein MHVPMRGDSRMENITGQVQAALQQTQLRAGIVTVFIKHTTASVLIVEDEPGIRADTKVLWERLIPADPHWQHNERNAGEDNGHSHLRGQLQGQSLTIPFQEGGMTLGTWQQIAVLDFDTRARTRELVLQVIGE, encoded by the coding sequence ATTCATGTGCCGATGCGAGGCGACAGCCGGATGGAGAACATCACTGGGCAGGTGCAGGCCGCTCTTCAACAGACGCAGCTGCGGGCGGGCATCGTGACGGTGTTCATCAAGCATACGACCGCGTCCGTGTTGATTGTCGAGGACGAGCCCGGCATTCGCGCCGATACGAAAGTCCTGTGGGAGCGGCTCATTCCCGCCGATCCACACTGGCAGCACAATGAGCGCAATGCGGGCGAAGATAACGGTCACAGCCATTTGCGCGGACAGCTTCAGGGACAGTCGCTCACGATTCCTTTTCAGGAGGGGGGCATGACATTGGGAACCTGGCAACAGATTGCCGTGTTGGATTTTGACACCCGCGCAAGAACCAGAGAGCTGGTGTTGCAGGTCATCGGTGAATAG